CGGCGCCGCCGCCGGCTGGTAGATCGGCGGCGGCGTGGTGCAAGCAGGCAGACCGGGTTGGCTGATCGGCAACATGTCGGCAGCGCGCAGCGGGCGGCCGGCGTGACCGCCGAATTGCCCTTTGGCAAACGTCGAACGGCTACCGAGATAGACCGGCACATCGAACCCATTCCTTACGGCCAGATAGGTGCGGCAACCCTGCTCGGCTTTACCGATGTTAAGCACTTGTCCGGCGCGCACGGCGATCGGCGCCCAGAACGACACCGCTTGACCGTCGAGTGTCGCCCGCGTCGGCGCGCCGGTGAGGGCAATGACCGCCTGGCAATGAAAGCGCAGTTTCGGACCGATCAATGTGCATTCGATGCCGGCAGCGGCCGGATGATTACCGACGATGCGGTTGGCAAGACGGAACGCATAATCGTCCATCGGCCCCGAGGGTGGTACGCCGACATCCCAATAACCGACGCGCCCGGGATAATCCTGCACCGTCGTGTAAGTTCCAGCGTCAACGACCTCGATCACCGGCGCGCGGTAATCGAACTGCGCCAGTCGGCCGGTGGAAACGTCGGCGTGCTCGAAGAAAGCACTGGCAACGACTTGGCGCAGATAATCCAGATTTGTCGAAATACCGGCGAGGCGCGTGGCATTGAGCGCCGTGCGCAACTTCGCCAACGCTTCGGCACGATCGCGGCCCGCAACGATGAGCTTGGCGATCATCGGATCGTAGTACGGCGAGACCTCGGTTCCGGTAGCGACCCAGGTATCGATACGAGCATCCTCGGGAAACGCGACGTCGGTCAACACGCCCGGCGCCGGCTGAAAATCTTTAACCGGGTCTTCGGCGTAGAGCCGCACTTCGATCGACGCGCCGCGCGGCGTGATTACCTGGTCGAGCGCCGGCGGCTCGTCGGCCGCGGTACGAATCATCCACTCCACCAAGTCTATGCCGGTAACCGCCTCGGTGACGGGATGCTCGACTTGTAACCGGGTATTCACTTCTAAGAAATAAAACGCGTCGCGAGCCGGGTCGTAAATGAACTCGACGGTGCCGGCGGAGCGATAGTTGACCGCCTTACCCAATTTCACCGCGGCGTCGAGCAACTGCTGGCGCGTGGCCGACGGCAAATTCGGCGCCGGTGTTTCTTCGACAACTTTTTGATTACGCCGTTGCAACGAGCAGTCGCGTTCACCGAGCGCCAACACATTGCCGCGGCCGTCGCCGAAGATCTGCACTTCAACATGGCGTGCGTTGTCGACGAAACGTTCGAGGAAGACGCCGCTGTCGCTGAAGAAGTTCTGCCCCAAACGTTTAACAGAATCGAAAGCGCTAATGAGCGCAGCTTCGTCATCGCAACGCGTCAAACCGATACCGCCGCCACCGGCGGTACTTTTGAGCATTACCGGATAACCGAGCGCGGCAGCGCCGGCCGTGGCTTCGTCCAACGTCGCCAACAAACCCGTTCCCGGCGTGAGCGGCACACCCGCTGCCGCTGCCAGCTCGCGCGACGTATGCTTTAAACCAAATTGGCGAATCTGCTGCGGCGTAGGTCCGACGAAGACGATACCAGCGGCGGTACACGCCTCGGCGAAGTCGGCGTTCTCCGACAAAAAACCATAGCCGGGAATAATCGCTTGGGCACCGCACTCGCGCGCCGCCGCCAAGATGCGCTCGCCGCGTAAATAACTTTCCGCGGCCGAATTACCACCAAGCGCAATGGCCTGATCGGCGGCGGTGACGTGACGGCTATTGCGATCTGCATCCGAATAGACGGCAACACTACGGATGCCCATGGCCTTGAGAGTGCGAACGATGCGAACCGCGATTTCGCCGCGATTAGCAATTAAGACGGTGTGGAACATGAGAACACTCCTTGGCTGATAATCCTTCCGTAGGTGTTGACGTTTTTCTTCGAGCAACAACCACCTGAAACAGTGTCTTCGCCGACACTTAAGCCGGCAACAAAATGAAACGTCGACTCGTTATCCCCTCTCCCCCGCGCTTTTCGGGGGAGAGGGGATATAAGCTTTCGTGCCTAAAACGCGCCGCGCTTACATCACGCGCGCAATCCCCTGCGCCACATAATCGACGTTCTTGGTATTCAGCGCCGCGAGACAAATGCGTCCGGTATCAACGGCATAAATCGCAAACTCTTTCCGCAATCGCGCCACGGCATCTTTGGAAAGCCCCGAGTACGAAAACATCCCGCGTTGCTGCAGTATGAAATCGAAATCTGTGGCCGCTGCATACACCTTGAGTTTTTCCACCAGCTGCCAGCGCATGTCGCCGATACGGTCGCGCATGCCGGCCAGCTCCCGCTCCCACAGCACATGCAACGCCGGCGTGGTCAACACCGTGGCGACAACGCGGCTGCCATGCGTAGGTGGATTGGAATAGTTCGTGCGCACCACGCGCTTCAATTGACTGAGCACGCGCTGCGCCTCATCGCGACTGGCGGTAACCACGCTCAAAGCGCCGACACGCTCGCCGTACAACGAAAACGATTTGGAGAACGAGCTCGCAATAAATACCGGGCCGCCGGCAGCGGCGAAACGACGCAGCACCACCGCGTCGGCATCGAGACCTTCGCCGAAACCTTGGTAGGCGATATCAAGAAACGGAATCAGCCGGCGTTCGCCGACGATGGTAATCACTTCACTCCACTGATCGAACGTGAGATCGACGCCGGTGGGGTTATGGCAACAGGCGTGCAATACGACGATGCTGCCGGCCGGCAATCGACGTAAGGTGTCGACCATCCCGGAAAAATCGACGCTGCGGGTGACAGCATCGTAATACGGATAAGACTTGACGGCGAAGCCAGCATTTTCAAATAACGCCCGATGGTTCTCCCAACTCGGATCGCTGATCCATACCGTCGCCGCCAGCGCCATTCGTTTCAGGAAATCGGCGCCGAGCTTGAGTCCGCCGGTGCCGCCGAGCGCTTGCACGGTAACGATGCGTTCTTCACGCACGACCGGGCTGTCAGCGCCGAACAGCAACGCCTGCGCGGCACGGCTATAGACCAGCAGGCCGTCGATCGGCAAATAAGTGCGCGGTGCCGGATTTTCCGCGAGCAGCGCTTCGGCACGGCGCACGCACTCGAGCAGTGGTACGTCGCCGGCGCCGTTGTAATAAACACCGACGCCGAGATTGACTTTGCCGGCATTGCTATCGGCGCTGAAGGCGTCGTTGATGCCGAGGATCGGATCGCGCGGCGCCATTTCGACGCCATCGAACAAGGAAGCAGCCACCAAAGCGTTCATTAATGTCGTCCCTGCTTGGCGGCGATGCGCAAGCGCAATGCATTCAAGCGGATGAATCCGCCGGCGTCGGCCTGGTTATAAGCACCGGCGTCGTCTTCGAACGTGGCGATGGTCGGATCGAACAACGAATCGGACGACGACCCGCGACCGACGACCAGCACGTTGCCTTTATACAGCTTGAGTCGTACCCAGCCGTTCACATGTTGCTGCGTATGATCGATCAAGACTTGAATCGCTTTGCGCTCCGGGCTCCACCAATAACCGCTGTAGACCAGCTCGGCATAACGCGGCATGAGCCCGTCCTTGAGATGTGCCACTTCGCGGTCGAGGCAAATCGATTCGATAGCGCGATGCGCCTTGAGCATGATGCTGCCGCCCGGCGTCTCGTAGCAGCCGCGCGACTTCATGCCGACGTAGCGGTTCTCCACCAGATCGAGCCGACCGATACCGTGCGTACCGCCAAGTCGGTTGAGCTCGGTCAACACCTGCGCCGGCGTCATCGACTTGCCGTTCACGCTGACGATATCGCCCTGGCGGTATTCGAGCTCGACGTACTCGGCCTGATCCGGCGCCGCCTTCAGCGACACGGTCCAACGCCACATGTCCTCGTCGGCTTCCTTAGACGGATCTTCGAGCGCGCGCCCCTCGTAGGAGATGTGCAGCAAATTCGCGTCCATGCTGTACGGGCTACCGCCGGCTTTGTGCTTCATCTCGATCGGAATGCCGTGGCTTTCGGCGTAGGCCAACAGCTTCTCGCGCGAGGTCAAATCCCACTCACGCCACGGCGCGATCACGCGGATGTTCGGTTCGAGCGCGTAGTAGCCGAGCTCGAAGCGTACTTGGTCGTTGCCCTTGCCAGTGGCGCCGTGCGATACCGCATCGGCGTTAGTGGCGCGGGCGATTTCGATTTGACGTTTGGCAATCAGCGGGCGGGCAATGCTGGTGCCTAACAAATACTCGCCTTCGTAGATGGCGTTGGCGCGAAACATCGGAAACACGAAATCGCGCACGAACTCTTCGCGCAAGTCGTCGATGAAGATTTCTTTGATGCCGAGCTTCTGCGCTTTCTCGCGCGCCGGCTCGAGCTCTTCACCCTGGCCGATGTCGGCGGTGAACGTGACGACCTCGCACTGATAGGTATCTTGCAACCATTTCAAAATCACCGACGTATCCAAGCCACCGGAATAGGCCAGCACGACTTTTTTAATTTCGCTCATTAGTGACCTCTACCCAATTGAAAATCTAAGACGAAGTTTCTTTGTAAAGTATTTCAAAATTGCGTCCACTGTTGCTATTAGTTAATACCCCCACCCTAGCCTTCCGAAAGCTAGGGTGGGGGTATTACAAAATTCATCACCCCTGCTTCAACCAACCCAATAACAAATACTCGAGCAACGCCTTCTGCACATGCAGCCGATTTTCCGCTTCATCCCAAACCACGCTTTGCGGCCCATCCAACACCTCGACCGACACCTCTTCGCCGCGATGCGCCGGCAAACAATGCATGAACAATGCATCCGGCCGCGCTTGCGCCATCATCGGCACATCCACTTGGAAACCGGCGAACGCTTGTTGACGCGCATCGGTCTCGGCTTCAAAACCCATGCTGGTCCAAACATCGGTAGTCACGAGATCGGCGCCACGCGCTGCCTGCATCGGATCGGTAAAACATTCCAGTCGGCTACCGAGTGCCGCGCGTCGTTGCGGCTCCAGCTGGTATTGCGCCGGCGTCGCCACCTGCAGCTTGAAATCGAAGATCTGCGCCGCCTGCAGCCAGGTGTTGCACATGTTGTTGGCATCACCGATCCAAGCGACGGTCTTGCCGCGTATCGACCCGCGAAATTCGGTGTAGGTGTAGATATCGGCCAAGATCTGACATGGGTGATACTCGTCGGTCAGACCATTGATGACCGGCACACGCGAATGAGCGGTAAAGCGCTCGATGATCGATTGCTCGAAGGTGCGGATCATCACCACGTCGACCATGCGGCTGATGACGCGGGCAACATCCTCGATCGGTTCGCCGCGGCCGATTTGCGTATCGCCGGTGGTCAAATGGATCGAATGACCGCCGAGCTGCGCCATGCCGGCCTCGAATGACACCCGTGTGCGCGTCGATTGCTTGGCAAATACCATTGCCAAGGTCCGATCTTTGAGCGGCTGGTAAGTCGCGTAATTCTTAAACAGTTGCTTGATCGCGCGAGTGCGCTCGAAGAGATAGTCGTACTCTTCGCTGGTCAAATCGCTCAACTGCAAGAAATGCTTCAAGCCGACCGCCGCCTGATTCGATAATCGGGGTCGGTGCGCGACAGCAATGTTCATCTGTGACATTTCATAATCCTTGCTCTTTTATAGAAGCGCTGTTTCCAAGCCTCAGCGCCACGCGGCGCGGCATAACCTAAGGTAGGGTGGGCGGCGTTTTTCGGCCCACCCTACCTCTTTCGAATCGAGAGACTCCGGCAAATATTTCCGCGAAGGCCTCGGACAACGCAGTCTTATCGATCTTCACCGACCAGTTGCGCCAGTCCGCGCTCAGCGGCGGCGCGCACCGCCTGCGGCGCGGTACCACCGATATGGCAACGGCTGTTGAGCGAACCTTCGAGCGTCAACACTGCGTAGACGTCTTGTTCCACCAACGCCGAGAATTCCTTTAATTCGGCGAGCGACAATGCCGAAAGGTCGACCTTACGCGCGCTGGCGAAGCGCACAGCCTTGGCCACTGCCTCGTGGGCATCGCGGAACGGCAACCCTTTCTTGACCAAGTAATCGGCGAAATCGGTGGCGGTGGCGAAACCCTCCATGGCCGCGGCGCGCATGCGCTCGCGATCCACCGTCAGACCGCGCAGCATGTCGGCGTAAATCGTGACCGTGGTCGTCAACGTATCGACCGTATCGAACAGCGGTTCTTTGTCTTCTTGATTGTCCTTGTTGTAGGCAAGCGGCTGAGCTTTCATCAGCATGAGTAATGCCAGCAAATGGCCGGTCACGCGTCCGGTCTTACCGCGAACCAGCTCCGGCACGTCCGGATTCTTTTTCTGCGGCATGATCGATGAACCGGTACAGAATCGGTCGGCGAGAACGATGAAACCGAAGCGCGGACTCATCCACAGAATCAGTTCTTCCGACAACCGCGATAGATGCATCATGATCAGCGCCGCGGCGGCGGTGAATTCGATGGCGAAGTCGCGGTCGGACACCGCGTCCAACGAATTAGCGCACACACGCTCGAATCCGAGCTCGCGCGCGACGCGCTCGCGATCGATCGGATAACTGGTACCGGCGAGTGCAGCGGCGCCGAGCGGTAAGCGGTTTACGCGTTTACGGCAATCGGCGAGACGCTCGGCATCGCGTGCCAGCATTTCGAAATAGGCGAGCAGATGGTGGCCGAACGAAACCGGCTGGGCGACCTGTAAGTGCGTGAAACCGGGCATCACAGTATCGGCATGGGTGCGCGCCAGATTAAGCAACTCGGTTTGCAGCTCGCGGATGCCGCGCCGCAAGGTATCAATGGCGTCGCGCAAATACAGGCGGATATCGGTCGCGACTTGATCGTTGCGCGAACGGGCCGTGTGCAGACGCTTACCGGCGTCGCCGACCAAAGCGGTCAAACGTTTCTCGATATTGAGGTGAACGTCTTCCAGGTCGATCGACCACTCGAACTTGCCGTCGCGAATCTCGACTTCGATCCGCGCCAGACCGCGCTCGATATCGGCCAAATCGGCGGCACTGATAATGCCCTGCGCCGCCAGCATGCGCGCGTGCGCGCGCGATCCTTGGATATCGAACGGCGCCAAGCGCTTGTCGAATTCGACCGAAGCGGTGTAACGCTTGACCAATTCCGCAACCGGCTCGGCGAACAATCCGGACCAGGTCGCCGTTTCTGCGGCTTTTTCTTTTTCAATCATGTCGGCGATTGCCCAGGTAACGTGAAACGAACAACGCAACGCAGGCCGCGCTAGCGACCAACGACCTGCATGCGCTGCGGTAATGGTTTAGATGATGGTTTTTCCCAATGCCGACAGGATCAACTCGACGCCGAGCTCGGTCGTACGATTGTCGACATCGAGCGATGGATTGATCTCCACCACCTCGAGTGAGCGCATGCCGCCGGCCTCGGCGATTTTTTCCATCGCCAAGTGCGCCTCGCGATACATCAGACCGCCGCGCACCAATGTGCCGGAACCCGGTGCATCGATCGGATCGATCGCATCGACGTCGAAAGTGACGGCGTAGCCGCCGGACGCCTGCGAAGCAATGGCGATGGCGTCGTCGACGCAAGCGCTCATACCGCGCTGGTCGACTTCACGCATGGTGAAGAAACGGATACCGAGCTGACGAATCAATTCGCGCTCGCCGTCGTCGAGATCGCGCGCGCCGATGTGGGCGCAGAATCGCAAATCCAGCTTCGGTGCGAAACCACGCAAATTGACCAATTCCTTAGCGCCATAACCCAGCAACGACGCCAACGGCATCCCGTGGATGTTGCCCGACGGTGACGTCTCCGGCGTGTTCATGTCGGCATGGGCGTCGAACCAAATGAGACCGAACGTTTCACGCTGCTGGCGAAAGTAAGAAGCCACTCCGCTCAACGAGCCGATAGCGATCGAGTGATCGCCGCCGAGCACCAGCGGCAACTGGCCGGCGTTCAACGCATCGTGCACGGCGCCGGCGAGTTCATCGCACGCGTCGGTGATTTCAGCGAGATACTTCGGGTTCTCGTCGGGCGCCGCTATTTTTTGCGGGCGGCGGACGTGCACATCGCCGCGGTCCTGGACCTCGTAACCGAGCTGGGCGAGACGCTGATTGAGGCGCGCGGCGCGCATCGATTCCGGTCCAAGATCGGGTCCAGGTTTGCTCGCGCCGAAATCGATCGGCGCGCCGATAACACTGATGGTACGACCCAAGCCTGGAAGGACGAACCCATTAGGACTCTTGGGCAGAACATCGATTGCTAATGAAGATTGCATAATCTCGGTCTCCTTGAAATCAATTTACCTAACCACCCAGCGCTTCACGGGCGCCATCGGTGGCAACAGAATTATGTGCGGCAGAGCTGAAGCGATCGTCGTCGCTAGTCAACGACGATCCCGGCATAGCGATCGAACCGTCGACGCTTGACCGTGAAATATTTTTTGCAAAGTACTCTTGCAGCACGTACACCTCGTGCGTATCGACGTGGTGCAACGCATCGACCGTCGCTTCCGCACCGGCGATCGTCGTATAAACCGGCAAGCCGGCGGCCAACGCCGACGCGCGGATGGCCCACGAATCTTTGATCGCGCTGCGTTTCTCGTCGACGGTAATTACGACGAGGGCGATTTCGTTTTTCGCGATCCGGTCGACGATGTGCGGCGAACCGTCGGCGACGTCGTTGACCGTCGTTACCGACACACCGGCGGCGCCGATAGCGGCGGCCGTTCCGCGGGTGGCGACGATCGAAAACCCGAGCGCCGCAAACCGACTAGCGACCCGGACCGCACGCATTTTGTCGCCGTCTTTAATGCTGATGAACACATTGCCCGATTTTGGAAACTTCACGCCTGCGGCCAATTGCGATTTGACGAAGGCCTCGCCGAAGGTCTTGCCGACGCCCATCACCTCACCGGTGGATTTCATTTCCGGGCCAAGGATGGTGTCGACGCCGGGGAACTTCACGAACGGGAATACCGATTCCTTGACGTTGAAATACTGCGGCACGACCTCGGACAGGATGCCCTGTTGGCTGAGCGATTGGCCGACCATGCAGCGCGCGGCGATTTTCGCCAGCGGCAAGCCGGTCGCCTTCGACACGAACGGCACGGTACGCGATGCACGCGGATTAACCTCGAGCACGTAAATCACGTCTTGGCCGTCGAGCCGCTGAATCGCGAACTGGACGTTCATCAAACCGACCACGTTCAAGCGATCGGCCATGGCCGCGGTTTGGCGCTTCAGCTCAGCGATCGTTTCCGCCGCCAACGAATACGGCGGCAGCGAGCAAGCGGAATCGCCGGAATGGATACCGGCCTGTTCGATGTGCTGCATGACGCCACCGATAAAATTGCGCTCGCCGTCGGAGATGCAGTCGACATCGACCTCGATCGCGTCGTGCAAGAACCGATCGAGCAATACCGGCGAATCGTGCGAAACCTTGACCGCCTCGCGCATGTAGCGCTGTAGATCCGCCGGCTCGTGGACGATTTCCATCGCCCGGCCGCCCAATACATAGGACGGACGCACGACCAGGGGGTAGCCGATTTCATCGGCCAAGGTCAGCGCGTCAGCTTCGGTGCGCGCCGTACGATTGGGCGGCTGTCGCAAATTGAGCGACTGCAATAACTTTTGAAAACGCTCGCGATCCTCAGCCATGTCGATCATGTCGGGCGACGTACCGATGATCGGCACGCCATTGGCGGCCAATGCCAACGCCAATTTGAGCGGCGTCTGTCCGCCGTACTGGACGATGACGCCGAGCGGTTTTTCCTTGGCGACGATTTCGAGCACGTCCTCGAGCGTTACCGGCTCGAAATACAGCCGGTCGGAGGTGTCGTA
The Gammaproteobacteria bacterium DNA segment above includes these coding regions:
- the uca gene encoding urea carboxylase, yielding MFHTVLIANRGEIAVRIVRTLKAMGIRSVAVYSDADRNSRHVTAADQAIALGGNSAAESYLRGERILAAARECGAQAIIPGYGFLSENADFAEACTAAGIVFVGPTPQQIRQFGLKHTSRELAAAAGVPLTPGTGLLATLDEATAGAAALGYPVMLKSTAGGGGIGLTRCDDEAALISAFDSVKRLGQNFFSDSGVFLERFVDNARHVEVQIFGDGRGNVLALGERDCSLQRRNQKVVEETPAPNLPSATRQQLLDAAVKLGKAVNYRSAGTVEFIYDPARDAFYFLEVNTRLQVEHPVTEAVTGIDLVEWMIRTAADEPPALDQVITPRGASIEVRLYAEDPVKDFQPAPGVLTDVAFPEDARIDTWVATGTEVSPYYDPMIAKLIVAGRDRAEALAKLRTALNATRLAGISTNLDYLRQVVASAFFEHADVSTGRLAQFDYRAPVIEVVDAGTYTTVQDYPGRVGYWDVGVPPSGPMDDYAFRLANRIVGNHPAAAGIECTLIGPKLRFHCQAVIALTGAPTRATLDGQAVSFWAPIAVRAGQVLNIGKAEQGCRTYLAVRNGFDVPVYLGSRSTFAKGQFGGHAGRPLRAADMLPISQPGLPACTTPPPIYQPAAAPTALVPNYPKEWRIDVLDGPHGAPDFFTRDAVDMFFNTDWEVHYNSNRLGIRLNGPKPSWTRSDGGEAGLHPSNIHDVEYAIGTINFTGDMPIILTRDGPSLGGFVCPATIVKADLWKVGQVKPGDHIRFRRISFATALALEKATDAAFERLAPMVQVPLSRRRKPEGTISECVLAALPARGSHPEVAYRPQGDKYLLVEYGPNVLDLRLRFRVHALMEALRANHVPGILELSPGVRSLQVHYDSRVIAQQKLLKALLNIEEQLPAIDAMRMPTRVIHLPLAFEDSATLDAISRYRQSVRDTAPWLPSNVEFMRRINGLDSTDDVRDIIFNTSYMVLGLGDVYLGAPCAVPVDPRHRLLTSKYNPARTYTAEGTVGIGGVYMCIYGMDSPGGYQLIGRTLPIWNKFLKNAVFEPGKPWLLRFFDQVRFYPVTEDELTAERNSFREGRSTIRIDEEMFDLAVYERFLIDNAASIDAFQQRQQTAFRAEVARWQADRDVQQIDEEPATEYEAAVDVDGHGVFADISGNIWKVHVEPGQIVQANEPLLIVEAMKMEFSIHADVAATVRAIHCKPGRPVNAGDLLVVLEPK
- a CDS encoding aspartate/tyrosine/aromatic aminotransferase is translated as MNALVAASLFDGVEMAPRDPILGINDAFSADSNAGKVNLGVGVYYNGAGDVPLLECVRRAEALLAENPAPRTYLPIDGLLVYSRAAQALLFGADSPVVREERIVTVQALGGTGGLKLGADFLKRMALAATVWISDPSWENHRALFENAGFAVKSYPYYDAVTRSVDFSGMVDTLRRLPAGSIVVLHACCHNPTGVDLTFDQWSEVITIVGERRLIPFLDIAYQGFGEGLDADAVVLRRFAAAGGPVFIASSFSKSFSLYGERVGALSVVTASRDEAQRVLSQLKRVVRTNYSNPPTHGSRVVATVLTTPALHVLWERELAGMRDRIGDMRWQLVEKLKVYAAATDFDFILQQRGMFSYSGLSKDAVARLRKEFAIYAVDTGRICLAALNTKNVDYVAQGIARVM
- a CDS encoding argininosuccinate synthase, producing MSEIKKVVLAYSGGLDTSVILKWLQDTYQCEVVTFTADIGQGEELEPAREKAQKLGIKEIFIDDLREEFVRDFVFPMFRANAIYEGEYLLGTSIARPLIAKRQIEIARATNADAVSHGATGKGNDQVRFELGYYALEPNIRVIAPWREWDLTSREKLLAYAESHGIPIEMKHKAGGSPYSMDANLLHISYEGRALEDPSKEADEDMWRWTVSLKAAPDQAEYVELEYRQGDIVSVNGKSMTPAQVLTELNRLGGTHGIGRLDLVENRYVGMKSRGCYETPGGSIMLKAHRAIESICLDREVAHLKDGLMPRYAELVYSGYWWSPERKAIQVLIDHTQQHVNGWVRLKLYKGNVLVVGRGSSSDSLFDPTIATFEDDAGAYNQADAGGFIRLNALRLRIAAKQGRH
- the argF gene encoding ornithine carbamoyltransferase, which codes for MNIAVAHRPRLSNQAAVGLKHFLQLSDLTSEEYDYLFERTRAIKQLFKNYATYQPLKDRTLAMVFAKQSTRTRVSFEAGMAQLGGHSIHLTTGDTQIGRGEPIEDVARVISRMVDVVMIRTFEQSIIERFTAHSRVPVINGLTDEYHPCQILADIYTYTEFRGSIRGKTVAWIGDANNMCNTWLQAAQIFDFKLQVATPAQYQLEPQRRAALGSRLECFTDPMQAARGADLVTTDVWTSMGFEAETDARQQAFAGFQVDVPMMAQARPDALFMHCLPAHRGEEVSVEVLDGPQSVVWDEAENRLHVQKALLEYLLLGWLKQG
- the argH gene encoding argininosuccinate lyase; translation: MIEKEKAAETATWSGLFAEPVAELVKRYTASVEFDKRLAPFDIQGSRAHARMLAAQGIISAADLADIERGLARIEVEIRDGKFEWSIDLEDVHLNIEKRLTALVGDAGKRLHTARSRNDQVATDIRLYLRDAIDTLRRGIRELQTELLNLARTHADTVMPGFTHLQVAQPVSFGHHLLAYFEMLARDAERLADCRKRVNRLPLGAAALAGTSYPIDRERVARELGFERVCANSLDAVSDRDFAIEFTAAAALIMMHLSRLSEELILWMSPRFGFIVLADRFCTGSSIMPQKKNPDVPELVRGKTGRVTGHLLALLMLMKAQPLAYNKDNQEDKEPLFDTVDTLTTTVTIYADMLRGLTVDRERMRAAAMEGFATATDFADYLVKKGLPFRDAHEAVAKAVRFASARKVDLSALSLAELKEFSALVEQDVYAVLTLEGSLNSRCHIGGTAPQAVRAAAERGLAQLVGEDR
- the rocF gene encoding arginase, with translation MQSSLAIDVLPKSPNGFVLPGLGRTISVIGAPIDFGASKPGPDLGPESMRAARLNQRLAQLGYEVQDRGDVHVRRPQKIAAPDENPKYLAEITDACDELAGAVHDALNAGQLPLVLGGDHSIAIGSLSGVASYFRQQRETFGLIWFDAHADMNTPETSPSGNIHGMPLASLLGYGAKELVNLRGFAPKLDLRFCAHIGARDLDDGERELIRQLGIRFFTMREVDQRGMSACVDDAIAIASQASGGYAVTFDVDAIDPIDAPGSGTLVRGGLMYREAHLAMEKIAEAGGMRSLEVVEINPSLDVDNRTTELGVELILSALGKTII